From the Paenibacillus sp. FSL H8-0548 genome, one window contains:
- a CDS encoding FAD-dependent oxidoreductase: MNSGSYVTLPVKPIPVSREVDVVVIGGGASGIGAAISAAANGARTLLIEQRGFLGGMGTVSLVPAFCPFTDKEKPIIRGVGMALMERMKRACKEDFQREYEDTLDWVPIDPEVLKRVYDDALLEQGVELLYHTFVSEVLMSANNRRVDGVVVVNKSGRSLVRCSYIIDATGDADIAAMAGAPFQKGGEQGELQPGSMCYLLANVDRKSFATFLEESGDSGQLHQTVERAIEEGALPEGRKSISGLAWVSDYLVGVNFGHVFGIDGTKAEDLTRGAIEGRRLAERQLRFFRDYVPGFEGAHMVASGEQLGIRETRRIEGDYVLKAEDFMEARSFPDDIARNAYYIDIHMATSKGNMTFTHLPPGQSHGVPYRVLLPLGLDNIWVPGRAASSDRAVQGSLRVMPNCFAMGQASGTAAALALRIDGGSRDVLIAELQAKLVEQGAWLGESFAEGSVG; encoded by the coding sequence ATGAACAGCGGTTCATACGTTACACTGCCGGTGAAGCCAATTCCTGTATCCCGAGAGGTGGATGTGGTCGTTATCGGCGGCGGAGCCTCGGGTATCGGAGCGGCAATTAGCGCCGCAGCAAATGGCGCGAGAACACTATTAATTGAGCAGAGAGGATTTCTCGGAGGCATGGGAACCGTTTCTCTCGTTCCTGCCTTCTGTCCTTTTACGGATAAAGAAAAGCCGATTATTCGCGGCGTCGGAATGGCTTTAATGGAGCGAATGAAACGTGCTTGCAAGGAGGATTTCCAGCGTGAATATGAGGATACATTGGACTGGGTGCCGATCGATCCTGAGGTTTTGAAGCGAGTATACGACGATGCGCTGCTAGAGCAAGGCGTGGAGCTGCTCTATCATACATTCGTTAGTGAAGTGCTAATGTCAGCCAATAATCGCCGCGTAGACGGTGTTGTGGTCGTGAATAAGAGCGGTCGTTCACTTGTCCGGTGCAGCTATATTATCGATGCGACAGGAGACGCGGATATTGCTGCGATGGCTGGGGCTCCGTTTCAGAAGGGTGGAGAGCAGGGAGAACTGCAGCCCGGCAGCATGTGTTATTTGCTGGCGAACGTTGACCGGAAGAGCTTTGCAACGTTTTTGGAGGAGTCCGGAGATTCGGGTCAGCTTCATCAAACGGTGGAACGTGCAATTGAGGAAGGAGCGCTTCCGGAAGGCCGCAAGTCGATCTCCGGTCTGGCATGGGTTAGCGACTATCTTGTCGGTGTCAATTTTGGCCATGTATTCGGCATCGACGGTACGAAGGCAGAGGACTTGACGCGGGGTGCAATTGAAGGGCGCCGCCTGGCAGAACGCCAGCTTCGGTTCTTCCGCGACTACGTGCCAGGGTTCGAGGGGGCGCATATGGTAGCAAGCGGAGAGCAACTTGGCATACGCGAGACTCGCCGCATCGAAGGCGACTATGTGCTTAAGGCGGAAGACTTTATGGAAGCTCGATCCTTTCCGGATGATATCGCGCGGAATGCTTATTATATCGATATCCATATGGCCACTAGCAAAGGAAACATGACGTTCACGCATTTGCCGCCGGGACAGTCCCATGGCGTTCCCTACCGTGTATTGCTGCCGCTTGGCCTAGATAATATTTGGGTGCCGGGCAGGGCCGCTTCATCAGACCGAGCCGTTCAAGGCTCCCTGCGAGTGATGCCGAACTGCTTCGCTATGGGCCAAGCGTCAGGCACGGCGGCAGCGTTGGCGCTCCGTATCGACGGTGGTTCCCGCGATGTATTGATTGCTGAGCTTCAAGCGAAATTGGTAGAGCAAGGTGCATGGCTTGGAGAGAGCTTCGCGGAAGGCTCTGTCGGCTAA
- a CDS encoding glycoside hydrolase family 130 protein produces the protein MTDKTIGELTSSSILHRHPLNPVLSPKDVPYHPAMVFNAGVTKFQGQYVMVFRNDYGDAQKGTIEPHSTTNLGLAYSDDGVNWKPQPAPCWIWNDEEVIRVYDPRLTVIEGRCYMCFAVDTKHGLRGGIAVTDDFAKFDVLSLSVPDNRNMVLFPDRIGGRYVRLERPMPVYSRGGMDRFDTWMSESPDLAYWGNSKLLLSVEQVPFANDKVGPGAPPIKTDKGYLTTFHAVDIDRSRGKNGWEDRWQKRYTAGIMLLDKEDPSRIIGMSKSPLIAPEASYETEGGFRNDVIFPGGMILEETGEVKIYYGSADTVECLATADVDDLLKLCLEGAEEQEGGNRI, from the coding sequence ATGACTGACAAGACGATAGGCGAATTGACATCTAGTTCTATTCTTCACAGGCACCCGCTGAATCCGGTGCTGTCGCCAAAGGATGTGCCATATCATCCAGCGATGGTATTCAACGCGGGCGTAACGAAGTTTCAAGGCCAGTACGTCATGGTTTTCCGAAATGATTACGGAGACGCGCAGAAGGGGACGATTGAGCCGCATAGCACGACAAATCTGGGGCTTGCGTACAGCGATGATGGCGTGAACTGGAAGCCTCAGCCGGCCCCATGCTGGATTTGGAATGATGAAGAGGTCATTCGTGTATATGACCCTCGACTGACCGTGATTGAAGGACGCTGCTATATGTGTTTCGCGGTAGATACGAAGCATGGTCTGCGCGGGGGGATCGCTGTGACGGACGACTTCGCGAAATTCGATGTACTCAGCTTGAGCGTACCTGATAACCGCAATATGGTGCTGTTTCCCGATCGAATTGGCGGCCGATATGTCCGCTTGGAAAGACCTATGCCGGTGTATAGCCGCGGAGGTATGGATCGCTTTGATACTTGGATGAGTGAGTCGCCGGATCTTGCATATTGGGGGAATTCCAAGCTGCTGCTGTCGGTGGAGCAGGTTCCGTTTGCTAACGATAAGGTTGGACCAGGCGCGCCGCCGATTAAGACGGATAAGGGCTACCTCACTACCTTCCACGCGGTGGACATTGACCGCAGCCGCGGCAAGAACGGCTGGGAGGATCGCTGGCAGAAGCGATATACAGCGGGAATTATGCTGCTGGATAAGGAAGACCCAAGCCGAATCATCGGCATGTCGAAGTCACCTCTCATTGCGCCAGAAGCATCTTATGAAACGGAGGGCGGTTTCCGAAACGATGTCATTTTCCCTGGAGGAATGATACTAGAGGAAACGGGCGAGGTGAAAATTTATTACGGGTCGGCGGACACCGTAGAGTGTTTGGCAACGGCTGATGTGGATGATTTGCTGAAGCTTTGTTTAGAGGGAGCCGAAGAGCAAGAAGGAGGGAATCGTATATGA